In Vitis vinifera cultivar Pinot Noir 40024 chromosome 11, ASM3070453v1, a genomic segment contains:
- the LOC100254347 gene encoding uncharacterized protein LOC100254347 isoform X2, whose protein sequence is MTTSHDNLVYAPIGGDPNYQNVVVLLPVYYPRRRRLLYRLCNAFLACAVFLSISAAVYLLYPSDPTVQVVGLHLNSVQVHTSPVISLDLSLDLTIRVRNRDFFSFSYTSLTASVGYRGRRLGFVNSSGGYLRARGSSYINATLDLDGIEVLHDVFYLLEDLARGSIPFDTVSEVRGKLGLFFFEIPLKARVSCEVYVNTSNQTIIHQDCYPM, encoded by the exons ATGACAACGAGTCACGACAACCTCGTCTACGCACCGATCGGCGGCGACCCCAACTACCAAAACGTCGTTGTTTTACTCCCTGTATACTACCCTCGCCGCCGCCGTCTCCTCTATCGCCTCTGCAATGCGTTCCTTGCCTGTGCCGTTTTCCTTTCTATCTCCGCCGCCGTCTACCTCCTCTATCCTTCCGACCCCACCGTTCAAGTTGTTGGACTCCACCTCAATAGCGTCCAAGTCCACACTTCGCCTGTGATTTCTCTCGACCTCTCTCTTGATCTCACCATTAGAGTCAGAAACAGAGACTTCTTCTCCTTCAGCTACACTTCCCTCACCGCCTCCGTCGGCTACCGCGGAAGACGGCTAGGGTTTGTAAACTCTTCCGGAGGGTATTTGAGGGCGAGAGGTTCGTCGTATATCAACGCGACGCTTGATCTTGATGGAATTGAGGTTCTTCATGATGTTTTTTACTTGCTTGAAGATCTAGCCAGAGGCTCGATCCCTTTTGATACCGTTTCGGAGGTTCGAGGAAAGCTAGGGTTGTTCTTCTTCGAGATTCCGCTGAAG GCAAGAGTATCATGCGAGGTTTATGTAAATACAAGCAACCAAACAATCATCCATCAAGATTGCTACCCAATG TGA
- the LOC100254347 gene encoding uncharacterized protein LOC100254347 isoform X1: MTTSHDNLVYAPIGGDPNYQNVVVLLPVYYPRRRRLLYRLCNAFLACAVFLSISAAVYLLYPSDPTVQVVGLHLNSVQVHTSPVISLDLSLDLTIRVRNRDFFSFSYTSLTASVGYRGRRLGFVNSSGGYLRARGSSYINATLDLDGIEVLHDVFYLLEDLARGSIPFDTVSEVRGKLGLFFFEIPLKARVSCEVYVNTSNQTIIHQDCYPMVSISSP, from the exons ATGACAACGAGTCACGACAACCTCGTCTACGCACCGATCGGCGGCGACCCCAACTACCAAAACGTCGTTGTTTTACTCCCTGTATACTACCCTCGCCGCCGCCGTCTCCTCTATCGCCTCTGCAATGCGTTCCTTGCCTGTGCCGTTTTCCTTTCTATCTCCGCCGCCGTCTACCTCCTCTATCCTTCCGACCCCACCGTTCAAGTTGTTGGACTCCACCTCAATAGCGTCCAAGTCCACACTTCGCCTGTGATTTCTCTCGACCTCTCTCTTGATCTCACCATTAGAGTCAGAAACAGAGACTTCTTCTCCTTCAGCTACACTTCCCTCACCGCCTCCGTCGGCTACCGCGGAAGACGGCTAGGGTTTGTAAACTCTTCCGGAGGGTATTTGAGGGCGAGAGGTTCGTCGTATATCAACGCGACGCTTGATCTTGATGGAATTGAGGTTCTTCATGATGTTTTTTACTTGCTTGAAGATCTAGCCAGAGGCTCGATCCCTTTTGATACCGTTTCGGAGGTTCGAGGAAAGCTAGGGTTGTTCTTCTTCGAGATTCCGCTGAAG GCAAGAGTATCATGCGAGGTTTATGTAAATACAAGCAACCAAACAATCATCCATCAAGATTGCTACCCAATGGTGAGTATCTCATCACCTTAG